The following proteins are encoded in a genomic region of Streptosporangiales bacterium:
- the fahA gene encoding fumarylacetoacetase has translation METWAPVPPDSPFGLATLPYGVFAPHDRAPRAGVRVGDHVLDLATALDDPVFDAPTLNGFLAQGPARWAEVRDRLTRLLSDERHRLDVEPALYPLDRVALRLPVEVADYVDFYASEHHAANLGRILRPGTEPLTPNWKHLPIGYHGRAGTIVVSGTDVHRPCGQLKPPDAARPELGPSQRLDIEVEVGFVVGVPSAPGRPVGVADFADHVFGVCLVNDWSARDIQAWEYVPLGPFLGKSFATSVSPWLVPLAALDHARIAPPARDPEPLPYLRDADDWGLDLRLEASLNGQPLSRPSYAAMYWTPAQMLAHLTVNGASLRTGDLYASGTVSGPEPAQWGSLVELSRGGSEPVELRDGTRRSFLEDGDEVTITATAPGPDGQVIGLGEVTGRILPPNV, from the coding sequence GTGGAGACCTGGGCGCCGGTGCCGCCCGACAGTCCGTTCGGCCTCGCGACCCTGCCGTACGGCGTCTTCGCGCCGCACGACCGCGCGCCCCGCGCCGGCGTCCGCGTGGGCGACCACGTGCTCGACCTGGCGACGGCGCTCGACGACCCGGTGTTCGACGCGCCGACGCTGAACGGCTTCCTCGCCCAGGGCCCCGCGCGGTGGGCGGAGGTCCGTGACCGGCTCACCCGCCTGCTGAGCGACGAGCGGCACCGGCTCGACGTCGAGCCGGCCCTCTACCCGCTCGACCGAGTGGCGCTGCGGTTGCCGGTCGAGGTCGCCGACTACGTCGACTTCTACGCCAGCGAGCACCATGCGGCCAACCTCGGGCGCATCCTGCGGCCCGGTACCGAGCCACTGACCCCGAACTGGAAGCACCTGCCGATCGGCTACCACGGACGCGCGGGAACGATCGTCGTGAGCGGCACCGACGTCCACCGGCCGTGCGGGCAGCTCAAGCCGCCGGACGCCGCGCGACCGGAGCTCGGTCCCTCGCAGCGCCTCGACATCGAGGTCGAGGTCGGCTTCGTCGTCGGCGTGCCGTCCGCGCCCGGGCGACCCGTTGGCGTCGCCGACTTCGCCGACCACGTCTTCGGTGTCTGCCTCGTCAACGACTGGTCGGCCCGCGACATCCAGGCGTGGGAGTACGTGCCGCTGGGGCCGTTCCTCGGCAAGTCGTTCGCCACCTCGGTGTCGCCGTGGCTCGTGCCGCTCGCGGCCCTCGACCACGCGCGGATCGCGCCACCCGCACGCGACCCCGAGCCGCTGCCGTACCTGCGTGACGCCGACGACTGGGGTCTCGACCTGCGGCTGGAGGCGAGCCTCAACGGGCAGCCGCTGTCGCGCCCGTCGTACGCGGCGATGTACTGGACGCCCGCGCAGATGCTCGCCCACCTGACGGTCAACGGCGCCTCCCTGCGCACCGGCGACCTGTACGCCTCGGGCACGGTCTCGGGACCCGAGCCGGCGCAGTGGGGCTCGCTGGTCGAGCTGTCACGCGGCGGCAGCGAGCCGGTCGAGCTGCGCGACGGCACGCGACGGTCCTTCCTCGAGGACGGCGACGAGGTCACCATCACCGCCACCGCGCCGGGCCCGGACGGGCAGGTCATCGGCCTCGGCGAGGTCACCGGCCGCATCCTCCCGCCGAACGTCTAG
- a CDS encoding MerR family transcriptional regulator, which produces MDGLTIAEAAATTGWSARMLRYIEDAGLVAPQRSASGYRLYGPEQLQRLRTLRELLQEFDIGLSEMGFARRLRTEEPLRTSVEEWLAATPARPVHVDASDWLRWEQDKHEKLLATAPAVPEEHNR; this is translated from the coding sequence ATGGACGGGCTGACGATCGCGGAGGCGGCGGCGACCACGGGGTGGTCGGCGCGCATGCTCCGGTACATCGAGGATGCGGGGCTGGTCGCCCCGCAGCGCTCGGCGTCCGGGTACCGCCTCTACGGTCCCGAGCAGCTGCAACGGCTGCGCACGCTGCGCGAGCTGCTGCAGGAGTTTGACATCGGGCTGTCCGAGATGGGCTTCGCCCGCCGGCTCCGTACGGAGGAGCCGCTGCGGACGTCCGTCGAGGAATGGCTCGCCGCGACACCCGCCCGGCCGGTCCACGTGGACGCGTCGGACTGGCTTCGCTGGGAACAGGACAAGCACGAGAAACTGCTGGCCACGGCGCCGGCCGTACCCGAGGAGCACAACAGATGA
- a CDS encoding adenosylhomocysteinase: protein MTVDHKVKDLSLAAAGRKQIDLAEHEMPGLMAMREQFGESKPLAGARITGSLHMTVQTAVLIETLVELGAQVRWASCNIFSTQDEAASAVVVGPNGTVENPAGVPVFAWKGETLQEYWWCTDQALTWSDGLPNMILDDGGDATLLVHKGADYEKAGSVPDPSTADTEEFQVVLELLTKSLGETPDRWTRTAAAIKGVTEETTTGVHRLYEMARDKTLRFPAINVNDSVTKSKFDNKYGCRHSLVDGINRATDVLIGGKVAVVAGYGDVGKGCAESLRGQGARVIVTEIDPICALQAAMDGYEVKTLDDVIADADIIITSTGCYDVVTAEQMSRMKHLAILGNIGHFDNEIDMAGLARLPGVTREVIKPQVDQWTFADGHSIIVLSEGRLLNLGNATGHPSFVMSNSFTNQVLAQIELYTKTEEYPLGVYVLPKYLDEQVARLHLDALGVRLTELSKAQADYLGVPVSGPFKADHYRY, encoded by the coding sequence ATGACGGTTGACCACAAGGTCAAGGATCTCTCGCTCGCCGCCGCCGGGCGCAAGCAGATCGATCTCGCCGAGCACGAGATGCCCGGCCTGATGGCCATGCGAGAGCAGTTCGGCGAGAGCAAGCCGCTCGCCGGCGCGCGCATCACCGGCTCGCTGCACATGACGGTGCAGACGGCCGTCCTCATCGAGACGCTCGTCGAGCTCGGTGCGCAGGTGCGGTGGGCGAGCTGCAACATCTTCTCCACCCAGGATGAGGCGGCGTCGGCCGTCGTCGTCGGACCGAACGGCACGGTCGAGAACCCGGCCGGCGTGCCCGTCTTCGCCTGGAAGGGCGAGACGCTGCAGGAGTACTGGTGGTGCACCGACCAGGCCCTCACCTGGTCGGACGGCCTGCCCAACATGATCCTCGACGACGGCGGCGACGCCACCCTGCTCGTGCACAAGGGCGCCGACTACGAGAAGGCGGGATCGGTCCCCGACCCGTCCACCGCCGACACCGAGGAGTTCCAGGTCGTCCTCGAGCTGCTCACGAAGTCGCTCGGCGAGACCCCGGACAGGTGGACCCGCACGGCCGCCGCGATCAAGGGCGTCACCGAGGAGACCACCACCGGCGTCCACCGGCTGTACGAGATGGCGCGCGACAAGACCCTGCGGTTCCCGGCGATCAACGTCAACGACTCGGTGACCAAGAGCAAGTTCGACAACAAGTACGGCTGCCGCCACTCGCTCGTCGACGGTATCAACCGGGCCACTGACGTGCTCATCGGCGGCAAGGTCGCGGTCGTCGCCGGGTACGGCGACGTCGGCAAGGGCTGCGCCGAGTCGCTGCGCGGCCAGGGCGCGCGGGTGATCGTGACCGAGATCGACCCGATCTGCGCGCTGCAGGCGGCGATGGACGGCTACGAGGTCAAGACCCTCGACGACGTCATCGCCGACGCCGACATCATCATCACCTCGACCGGCTGCTACGACGTCGTGACGGCCGAGCAGATGAGCCGGATGAAGCACCTTGCGATCCTCGGCAACATCGGCCACTTCGACAACGAGATCGACATGGCCGGCCTCGCCCGCCTCCCGGGCGTCACCCGCGAGGTCATCAAGCCGCAGGTCGACCAGTGGACGTTCGCCGACGGGCACTCGATCATCGTGCTGTCCGAGGGCCGGCTGCTCAACCTGGGCAACGCGACCGGGCACCCGAGCTTCGTCATGTCGAACTCGTTCACCAACCAGGTGCTCGCGCAGATCGAGCTGTACACCAAGACCGAGGAGTACCCGCTCGGGGTCTACGTCCTGCCGAAGTACCTCGACGAGCAGGTCGCGCGGCTGCACCTCGACGCGCTCGGCGTCCGCCTGACCGAGCTGAGCAAGGCGCAGGCCGACTACCTCGGCGTGCCCGTGTCCGGCCCGTTCAAGGCCGACCACTACCGCTACTGA
- a CDS encoding adenosylhomocysteinase: MATKRRSATHSVADLGLAPFGVRRIEWAARAMPVLEQVRTRFEAERPFDGVRIAACMHVTAETAHLVRTLAAGGADVALCAANPLSTQDDTAAALVREYGISVHAAAGVDRDGYYAHIDAALDAKPDLVLDDGCDLTSTLHAHRPELLDRVRGGCEGTTTGVVRLRQMTRAGALRVPMLAVNDTRTKRMFDNRYGTGQSTVDAIMRATNMLLAGRTVVVAGFGYCGRGVAERARGLGAHVVVTEIDPIKALDATMQGYPVEPMEVAAARGDVFVTVTGNRDVVTADHFALMKDGAVLANSGHFDVEIDVRALRELADDVVPAVRPHVDEYVLRDGRRLLLISEGRLANLGAAEGHPASVMDLSFAGQALATAWLAANADTLDPGVHDVPEDIGRDVAALALEALGVRIDALTTEQRRYLGSWEHGS; this comes from the coding sequence ATGGCGACGAAGAGACGTAGCGCGACGCACAGCGTCGCCGACCTCGGGCTGGCGCCGTTCGGCGTGCGCCGGATCGAGTGGGCGGCGCGCGCGATGCCGGTGCTCGAACAGGTGCGTACGCGGTTCGAGGCGGAGCGCCCGTTCGACGGCGTGCGCATCGCGGCCTGCATGCACGTCACCGCCGAGACCGCCCACCTCGTCCGCACGCTCGCGGCGGGTGGTGCCGACGTCGCCCTCTGCGCCGCCAACCCGCTCTCCACGCAGGACGACACCGCCGCAGCACTCGTCCGCGAGTACGGCATCTCCGTCCATGCCGCCGCCGGGGTCGACCGCGACGGCTACTACGCGCACATCGACGCGGCCCTCGACGCCAAGCCCGACCTCGTGCTCGACGACGGCTGCGACCTGACGAGCACCCTGCACGCGCACCGACCCGAGCTGCTCGACCGCGTGCGCGGCGGCTGCGAGGGCACCACGACCGGCGTCGTCCGGCTGCGGCAGATGACGAGGGCCGGCGCGCTGCGCGTCCCGATGCTCGCGGTGAACGACACCCGTACCAAGCGGATGTTCGACAACCGTTACGGCACCGGGCAGTCGACGGTCGACGCGATCATGCGGGCGACGAACATGCTGCTGGCCGGCCGCACCGTCGTGGTCGCCGGCTTCGGCTACTGCGGACGCGGCGTCGCCGAACGCGCGCGCGGTCTCGGCGCCCACGTCGTCGTCACCGAGATCGACCCGATCAAGGCGCTCGACGCCACGATGCAGGGCTACCCGGTCGAGCCGATGGAGGTCGCGGCCGCGCGCGGCGACGTCTTCGTCACGGTGACCGGCAACCGCGACGTCGTCACCGCCGACCACTTCGCGCTGATGAAGGACGGCGCGGTGCTCGCCAACTCCGGGCACTTCGACGTCGAGATCGACGTCCGTGCCCTCCGCGAGCTGGCCGACGACGTCGTCCCCGCCGTCCGCCCGCACGTCGACGAGTACGTCCTGCGCGACGGCAGGCGGCTGCTGCTGATCTCGGAGGGACGTCTCGCCAACCTCGGCGCCGCCGAGGGACACCCGGCGTCGGTCATGGACCTGTCGTTCGCCGGACAGGCGCTCGCCACGGCCTGGCTCGCGGCCAACGCCGACACGCTCGACCCGGGTGTCCACGACGTGCCCGAGGACATCGGCAGGGACGTCGCGGCACTCGCGCTGGAGGCGCTCGGCGTCCGCATCGACGCGCTCACGACGGAGCAACGCCGCTACCTCGGCTCCTGGGAGCACGGCTCCTAA
- a CDS encoding RDD family protein — MHRHEDVQIHVSTVTCCRRRRGCTVSELVNGEAVVLDIRVAKLASRGVAKCIDMVLQLFVLYAVTFWLMPTLDLDGAAAAAIYLVLYVTIIVGYPTVAETLWRGKTFGKWVMGLRVVRDDGGPEQFRQALFRALTGVIEIWATAGFLSIIVSFVNHRGKRLGDVFTGTMVIGERTPGRRRLMVEMPQGAEAWAATLELALLDDDLALTARQYLTRYEDFTPAIADQLGRRIAAQVSSRVTPPPPPEYPPYVYLSAVLAERRRREALRMQPGWSPTALR; from the coding sequence ATGCATCGACACGAAGACGTCCAGATCCACGTCAGCACAGTAACCTGTTGCCGACGACGGAGGGGGTGCACGGTGTCCGAGCTGGTGAACGGTGAGGCGGTCGTCCTCGACATCCGTGTCGCGAAGCTGGCGAGCCGTGGCGTGGCCAAGTGCATCGACATGGTGCTGCAGCTGTTCGTGCTCTACGCCGTCACGTTCTGGCTGATGCCGACACTCGACCTCGACGGCGCCGCAGCGGCCGCGATCTACCTCGTCCTGTACGTCACGATCATCGTCGGCTATCCGACCGTCGCCGAGACCCTCTGGCGGGGCAAGACGTTCGGCAAGTGGGTCATGGGGCTGCGGGTCGTCCGCGACGACGGCGGGCCGGAACAGTTCCGGCAGGCGCTCTTCCGCGCCCTGACCGGGGTCATCGAGATCTGGGCGACCGCCGGGTTCCTGTCGATCATCGTGTCGTTCGTGAACCATCGGGGCAAGCGGCTCGGCGACGTCTTCACCGGCACGATGGTCATCGGCGAGCGCACGCCGGGGCGCCGCCGGCTCATGGTCGAGATGCCGCAGGGCGCGGAGGCCTGGGCGGCGACGCTGGAGCTGGCGCTGCTCGACGACGACCTCGCGCTGACCGCCCGGCAGTACCTCACCAGGTACGAGGACTTCACCCCCGCGATCGCCGACCAGCTCGGCCGCCGCATCGCCGCCCAGGTGTCGAGCCGGGTCACCCCCCCGCCACCCCCGGAGTACCCGCCGTACGTCTACCTCTCCGCCGTCCTCGCCGAACGCCGCCGCCGCGAGGCCCTGCGCATGCAACCCGGCTGGAGCCCCACGGCGCTTCGTTAG
- a CDS encoding stage II sporulation protein M, whose amino-acid sequence MDLDVFVSMHAQEWRRLEELVKRRRRLTGAEADELVELYQRVSTQLSAVRSSSPDPGLLTKLSTLVARARSAITGAHTPAWRDLLRFVLVVFPTVAYRYRWWWLIAGAGTLLVSTVTAAWLVANPDLLTELAPPAYLKEYAEEDFASYYGEYGASSFAGRVWTNNVWVSAQALAYGIMLGVPTAYVLWMNAVNLGISAAIMIVYGKAELFFGLITPHGLLELTAVFLAGGAGLKLGWTIISPGPRRRLEALAAEGRAAVSVALGLVGVLLVAGIVEAFVTPSGLPTWARIAIGVVVEVAFLTYVFTLGRRAARAGETGDLMRGERDDVLPSAG is encoded by the coding sequence GTGGATCTGGACGTCTTCGTGTCGATGCATGCGCAGGAGTGGCGCCGGCTCGAGGAGCTCGTCAAGCGCCGCCGCCGGCTGACCGGCGCCGAGGCCGACGAGCTGGTGGAGCTCTACCAGCGAGTGAGCACCCAGCTGTCCGCGGTGCGGTCCAGCTCACCCGACCCCGGCCTGCTCACGAAGCTCTCCACGCTCGTCGCGCGCGCCAGGTCGGCGATCACCGGTGCGCACACGCCGGCGTGGCGCGACCTGCTGCGGTTCGTGCTCGTGGTGTTCCCGACCGTGGCCTACCGCTACCGGTGGTGGTGGCTGATCGCGGGCGCGGGCACGCTCCTCGTCAGCACCGTCACCGCCGCGTGGCTCGTCGCCAACCCCGACCTCCTCACCGAGCTCGCCCCGCCGGCGTACCTGAAGGAGTACGCGGAGGAGGACTTCGCGTCCTACTACGGCGAGTACGGCGCGAGCAGTTTCGCCGGCCGGGTGTGGACCAACAACGTCTGGGTGTCGGCGCAGGCACTCGCGTACGGCATCATGCTCGGCGTCCCGACGGCGTACGTGCTGTGGATGAACGCCGTCAACCTCGGTATCTCCGCGGCCATCATGATCGTGTACGGCAAGGCGGAGCTGTTCTTCGGCCTCATCACGCCGCACGGCCTGCTCGAGCTCACCGCGGTGTTCCTCGCGGGTGGCGCCGGCCTGAAGCTCGGCTGGACCATCATCTCGCCCGGCCCTCGCCGCCGGCTCGAGGCGCTCGCCGCCGAGGGACGCGCGGCCGTCAGCGTCGCGCTCGGCCTCGTCGGCGTCCTGCTGGTCGCCGGCATCGTGGAGGCGTTCGTCACGCCTTCGGGGCTGCCGACATGGGCGCGCATCGCCATCGGTGTCGTCGTCGAGGTCGCGTTCCTCACCTACGTGTTCACGCTCGGCCGCCGCGCGGCCCGTGCGGGTGAGACCGGTGACCTGATGAGAGGCGAACGCGACGACGTCCTGCCCAGTGCGGGCTGA
- a CDS encoding glutathione S-transferase family protein, with protein MTRRGEWARQANRFTDRIMADGSTAWPVEPGRYRLVVSLACPWAHRSIIVRRLLGLEEAIGLAVVDTVTGLVVTNDFPQISLDLSTQWRAHARPDAPDLYPAELRDEIDDVSTGVYADVNNGVYKAGIATSQDVYEAAFEALFARLDRLSERLATRRYLVGRAISEADVRLFVTLVRFDAVYHGHFKCNRHKLTEMPVLWAYARDLYQTPGFGETVDFDHIKRHYYVTHPQINPSGVVPVGPDPAGWTTPHGREGLR; from the coding sequence ATGACCCGCCGCGGCGAGTGGGCGAGGCAGGCGAACAGGTTCACCGACCGCATCATGGCGGACGGTTCGACGGCGTGGCCGGTGGAGCCGGGACGTTACCGGCTCGTCGTGTCGCTCGCGTGTCCGTGGGCCCACCGCTCGATCATCGTGCGCCGCCTCCTCGGGCTCGAGGAGGCGATCGGGCTGGCGGTCGTCGACACCGTCACCGGCCTGGTGGTCACCAACGACTTCCCGCAGATCTCGCTCGACCTCAGCACGCAGTGGCGTGCGCACGCGCGGCCCGACGCCCCCGACCTGTACCCGGCCGAGCTGCGCGACGAGATCGACGACGTCAGCACCGGGGTCTACGCCGACGTCAACAACGGTGTCTACAAGGCCGGCATCGCGACGTCGCAGGACGTGTACGAGGCCGCGTTCGAGGCGCTCTTCGCGCGGCTCGACCGGCTCTCCGAACGCCTCGCCACGCGCCGCTACCTCGTCGGTCGTGCGATCAGCGAGGCCGACGTCCGGTTGTTCGTCACGCTGGTGCGCTTCGACGCCGTCTACCACGGGCACTTCAAGTGCAACCGGCACAAGCTCACCGAGATGCCGGTGCTCTGGGCGTACGCGCGTGATCTCTACCAGACGCCGGGCTTCGGCGAGACGGTCGACTTCGACCACATCAAACGGCACTACTACGTGACACACCCGCAGATCAACCCGAGCGGCGTCGTGCCCGTCGGCCCCGATCCGGCTGGATGGACCACTCCGCACGGCAGGGAGGGGCTGCGGTGA
- a CDS encoding DUF3592 domain-containing protein yields MDHSARQGGAAVNGGQITGLVLTLVGVVAAVVMFLVWRQQRAFWQRARPAEATVVGHQQRRHRETSRSSGDSGSRTTYRYYHALHPAFAFRTAEGLDVQTVSGTGARGYPRYHSGQRVRVSYDPQSPDDVSTGKGGEVPVFRTVMLAGVALAVVGLVVVVLTSV; encoded by the coding sequence ATGGACCACTCCGCACGGCAGGGAGGGGCTGCGGTGAACGGCGGGCAGATCACCGGCCTGGTGCTCACCCTGGTGGGCGTGGTGGCGGCCGTCGTGATGTTCCTGGTCTGGCGTCAGCAGCGGGCGTTCTGGCAGCGTGCCCGGCCGGCGGAGGCCACGGTCGTCGGCCATCAGCAACGCCGGCACCGGGAGACCTCCCGCAGTTCCGGCGACAGCGGTTCCCGGACGACCTACCGCTACTACCACGCGCTCCACCCGGCCTTCGCCTTCCGCACGGCGGAGGGCCTCGACGTGCAGACGGTGTCGGGCACGGGTGCCCGCGGGTATCCCAGGTACCACAGCGGGCAGCGGGTGCGGGTGAGCTACGACCCGCAGTCGCCCGATGACGTCTCGACGGGCAAGGGCGGCGAGGTCCCCGTCTTCCGCACGGTCATGCTGGCCGGCGTGGCGCTCGCGGTCGTCGGTCTCGTCGTGGTGGTGTTGACCAGTGTCTGA
- a CDS encoding sulfotransferase, with protein sequence MLQLMLHAHPRLAVPPETRFVERTYFARRTFGDLRDPDSRRRLAESIVRPADTRFAHLRLDADEVTERIVAAPPTVGSACAAVFEAYAERFGRPRWGDKRPGYHNVVPVLRRMFPDAVFVHLLRDGRDCVASLKRASWWRRSTYGSIVSWMDATRNAGHAARTLPSDAFHELRYEDLVADPPRVLAELCDFLGEDYDEAMTRPRDLAGVAVPTRKMRVEGTLRDVSTASIGNWRQVLDPWEVELCEAVMGDRLSGLGYELSGAARPDAAHRRRYLRAAAATRARRYRTLAADRLDLALHRPAIAASPVRPR encoded by the coding sequence ATGCTGCAGCTGATGCTGCACGCGCACCCGCGCCTCGCCGTCCCGCCGGAGACCCGCTTCGTCGAGCGGACCTACTTCGCGCGGCGGACGTTCGGCGACCTGCGCGACCCGGACAGCAGGCGCCGGCTCGCCGAGTCGATCGTGCGGCCCGCGGACACGAGGTTCGCCCATCTGCGACTCGACGCCGATGAGGTCACCGAGCGGATCGTGGCGGCACCGCCGACCGTCGGGTCCGCGTGCGCGGCGGTGTTCGAGGCGTACGCGGAGCGCTTCGGCAGGCCGCGCTGGGGCGACAAGCGTCCCGGCTACCACAACGTCGTACCGGTGCTGCGGCGGATGTTCCCCGACGCCGTGTTCGTGCACCTGCTCCGCGACGGGCGTGACTGCGTCGCCTCGCTCAAGCGCGCATCGTGGTGGAGGCGCTCGACGTACGGGTCGATCGTGAGCTGGATGGACGCCACCCGCAACGCCGGGCATGCCGCGCGAACGCTGCCGTCCGACGCGTTCCACGAGCTGCGGTACGAGGATCTCGTCGCCGATCCGCCCCGCGTGCTCGCGGAGCTGTGCGACTTCCTCGGCGAGGACTACGACGAGGCGATGACCCGTCCCAGGGACCTCGCCGGCGTTGCCGTGCCGACGCGCAAGATGCGGGTCGAGGGCACCTTGCGCGACGTCTCGACCGCGTCGATCGGCAACTGGCGGCAGGTGCTCGATCCGTGGGAGGTCGAGCTGTGCGAGGCCGTGATGGGGGACCGGCTGAGCGGCCTCGGCTACGAGCTGTCCGGAGCTGCGCGCCCCGACGCCGCGCACCGCCGTCGCTACCTGCGGGCCGCCGCCGCCACCCGCGCCCGCCGGTACCGGACGCTCGCCGCCGACCGCCTCGACCTTGCCCTGCACCGCCCCGCGATCGCGGCGTCCCCGGTGCGCCCTCGCTGA
- a CDS encoding DUF58 domain-containing protein: MALTGRVALAALVGAALVLVVPGGWWVLAGAWGLLLVLVCVDLWFAGSVSQLRISRSGDTSCRLDDTATVTLTVANPGRRRVRGLLRDAWPPSAGSAPRRHRVDIPAGEQRRFDTTLNPTRRGDRHPVRITVRAYGPLGLAARQGSHHVPWTARILPAFPSRRHLPGKLAKLREVDGRQAARVRGQGTEFDSLREYVVGDDVRSIDWRATARRSDVVVRTWRPERDRRILIVLDTGRTSAGRVGDIPRLDASMDAALLLTALASRVGDRVDFVAYDREVRAQVRHASRAKVLNSVVEAMALLEPRLIEVDAVGLTSVALEKARQRSLVVLLTDLSASALEDGLIPRLPLLSAKHLVLVAAVTDPHVGEMERRRGEAPGIYEAASAERTGQQRRHVTALLRRHGAEVVDALPEEIAPALADRYIALKAAGRL, translated from the coding sequence GTGGCCCTGACCGGGAGGGTTGCCCTCGCGGCGCTCGTCGGCGCCGCTCTCGTCCTCGTCGTCCCCGGCGGCTGGTGGGTGCTCGCCGGTGCGTGGGGGCTGCTGCTGGTGCTCGTCTGCGTCGACCTCTGGTTCGCGGGCAGCGTCTCGCAGCTGCGGATCTCCCGCTCGGGCGACACGTCCTGCCGGCTCGACGACACCGCGACGGTGACGCTCACGGTCGCGAACCCCGGCCGGCGACGGGTCCGCGGACTGCTGCGCGACGCTTGGCCGCCGAGCGCGGGATCCGCGCCGCGCCGGCACCGCGTCGACATCCCCGCCGGGGAGCAGCGGCGCTTCGACACCACGCTCAATCCCACCAGGCGCGGCGACCGGCATCCCGTGCGGATCACCGTCCGGGCGTACGGACCGCTCGGGCTCGCGGCGCGGCAGGGGTCGCACCACGTGCCGTGGACCGCCCGGATCCTGCCCGCGTTCCCCAGCCGCCGGCACCTGCCGGGCAAGCTGGCGAAGCTCCGTGAGGTCGACGGCAGGCAGGCCGCGCGGGTGCGCGGTCAGGGCACGGAGTTCGACTCGCTGCGCGAGTACGTCGTCGGCGACGACGTTCGCTCGATCGACTGGCGTGCGACGGCGCGCAGGTCCGACGTCGTCGTCCGCACCTGGCGTCCCGAGCGCGACCGCCGCATCCTCATCGTGCTCGACACCGGCCGCACATCCGCGGGGCGCGTCGGCGACATCCCGCGTCTCGACGCGTCGATGGACGCGGCGCTGCTGCTGACCGCGCTGGCGTCGCGGGTCGGCGACCGGGTCGACTTCGTCGCGTACGACCGCGAGGTGCGCGCGCAGGTGCGCCACGCCTCCCGCGCGAAGGTGCTCAACTCCGTGGTCGAGGCGATGGCGCTGCTCGAGCCGCGGCTCATCGAGGTCGACGCGGTCGGCCTGACGTCCGTCGCACTGGAGAAGGCGCGCCAGCGCAGCCTCGTGGTGCTGCTCACCGACCTGTCGGCGAGCGCGCTCGAGGACGGCCTCATCCCACGGTTGCCGCTGCTGTCCGCGAAGCACCTGGTGCTGGTGGCCGCCGTCACCGATCCGCACGTCGGCGAGATGGAGCGCCGGCGGGGCGAGGCGCCCGGCATCTACGAGGCCGCGTCCGCCGAACGCACCGGCCAGCAGCGCCGGCACGTCACCGCGCTGCTGCGCCGGCACGGCGCCGAGGTCGTCGACGCGCTACCCGAGGAGATCGCCCCGGCGCTCGCCGACCGCTACATCGCCCTCAAGGCGGCGGGCCGCCTGTAG
- a CDS encoding AAA domain-containing protein: MPSGPPAGPPPQGPPPQGPPPQGPPPQAPAQAYQPPAVEVSSPERDALAAVREEVGKAVVGQDAVVTGLVIALLCRGHVLLEGVPGVAKTLLVRTLAATLELEMKRVQFTPDLMPGDVTGSLIYDTKTAEFEFREGPVFTNLLLADEINRTPPKTQASLLEAMEERQVTVEGEPRALPSPFLVAATQNPVEYEGTYPLPEAQLDRFLVKLAVPLPTRADEIDVITRHAQGFDPRDLQAAGVRKVAGPAELAAGQRAVRGVTVRPEVVGYVVDVCRATRQSPSLQLGASPRGATALLATSRAWAWLAGRDYVTPDDVKSLARPTLRHRVQLRPEAELEGITSDSVLDGILATVPVPR, from the coding sequence ATGCCGTCGGGCCCACCCGCGGGACCGCCGCCCCAGGGACCGCCACCGCAGGGGCCGCCACCACAGGGCCCGCCGCCACAGGCACCTGCCCAGGCGTACCAGCCACCCGCCGTCGAGGTGTCGAGCCCCGAACGCGACGCGCTCGCCGCGGTACGCGAGGAGGTCGGCAAGGCCGTCGTCGGCCAGGACGCGGTCGTCACCGGCCTGGTGATCGCCCTGCTCTGCCGCGGCCACGTGCTGCTCGAGGGCGTGCCCGGCGTGGCCAAGACCCTGCTGGTCCGCACTCTCGCCGCGACACTCGAGCTCGAGATGAAGCGCGTCCAGTTCACGCCCGACCTGATGCCGGGCGACGTCACCGGCTCGCTCATCTACGACACGAAGACGGCGGAGTTCGAGTTCCGCGAAGGGCCCGTCTTCACCAACCTGCTGCTCGCCGACGAGATCAACAGGACACCACCGAAGACCCAGGCATCGCTGCTGGAGGCGATGGAGGAGCGCCAGGTGACGGTCGAGGGTGAGCCGCGCGCGCTGCCCTCCCCGTTCCTCGTCGCGGCCACCCAGAACCCCGTCGAGTACGAGGGCACGTACCCGCTGCCCGAGGCGCAGCTCGACCGGTTCCTCGTGAAGCTCGCCGTGCCGCTGCCGACCAGGGCCGACGAGATCGACGTGATCACCAGGCACGCCCAGGGCTTCGACCCGCGCGACCTGCAGGCCGCGGGCGTGCGCAAGGTCGCCGGCCCGGCCGAGCTCGCCGCGGGGCAGCGTGCGGTCCGCGGCGTCACCGTGCGCCCCGAGGTCGTCGGCTACGTCGTCGACGTGTGCCGTGCGACGCGGCAGTCACCGTCCCTGCAGCTCGGCGCCTCGCCGCGCGGCGCGACGGCGCTGCTCGCCACCAGCCGGGCATGGGCGTGGCTGGCCGGCCGCGACTACGTGACGCCCGACGACGTCAAGTCGCTCGCGCGGCCGACGCTGCGGCACCGGGTGCAGCTGCGACCGGAGGCCGAGCTCGAGGGCATCACGAGCGACAGCGTCCTCGACGGCATCCTCGCCACCGTGCCCGTCCCGCGCTGA